TTTCTGGCGTTTCGCAGCCGCATCAAGGGCGTCTATTTTGCCATTATCACCCAGGCCTTGGCCTTTGCCGCCTGGCTGGTATTCAATCGGAACGAGACGCGGCTGGGTGGCACGAATGGGTTGACGGATTTTAAGCAATTGCTCGGGTACCGTCTCTCGGACCCGTCGACCCAACGAGGATTGTATATCATCACGGTTCTCGCGCTCGGGGCGGCGTATCTCTTCTGTCGGTGGATTGTGGCCTCACGCGCGGGCAAGGTCCTCATTGCGATCCGCGACAGTGAATCCCGCGTCACGTTTTCGGGCTACACTCCCTGGATGTACAAGCTCTTTGTCTTCGTGGTCTCCGCGGGACTGGCTGGATTGGCGGGTATGCTGTATGTGCCGCAGGTGGGCATCATTACCCCTGCCCAGATTGGGGTGTTGCCGTCGCTGGAGGTGGTTATCTGGGTGGCGGTCGGCGGGCGGGGCACGTTAATCGGCGCTGTCTTGGGAGCGGTGGCTGTGAATTATGGCCGCAGCGTGTTGACCAACTACTTCCCGGAGGCCTGGCCGTTTATCCTCGGCGGACTCTTTGTGGTCGTGGTGACGATGTTCCCGGACGGACTGCTGGGGATGATTCGGAAGGTGACCGAGCGCAAGCAAGCCCAGGCGCCGATGATCAAGGCGGAAGGGAGGACCGCGGCGTGACCGACGGAGACCTGATTCTCAACTGCGAAAACGTCGTCATGGACTACGACGGATTCAAGGCGCTGAACAACTGTAACTTTAGTGTCCATTATAATGAGTTGCGTGTCGTGATCGGTCCGAACGGAGCCGGCAAGACAACGCTCTTGGATGTGATCTGTGGCAAAACCAAACCCACCTCTGGGAAGATCATGTTCGGCAAGGGGACCAATTTAGTTGGCAAGAACGCCGAAGACATCACGAAGCTCGGAGTTGGTCGGAAGTTTCAGGCGCCGTCGGTCTATGGCAACTTATCGGTCTGGCAGAACCTGGATCTGTCGGTCAAGCGCCCGAGTAAGGGCGTCTTCCCGACCTTGATAGGCCGGTCGTCGCCGGCCGAGCGCGCGCGCATTGAGGAGACGTTGGAGACCATCGGCTTATCACCCCATGCCCATGATCGTGCCGGGTCCTTGTCGCATGGCCAAAAGCAATGGTTGGAGATCGGCATGGTCATTTTGCAAGACCCCTCGCTGCTCTTGGTCGATGAGCCGGTCGCCGGCATGAGCGATAAGGAAACGGAGCAGACCGGGCGCTTACTGATGGAACTGTCTGAAAAACACGCGATCGTCGTGATCGAGCATGACATGGATTTTGTGAAGCAGATCGCGAAGATCGTCACGGTGTTGGCGGAAGGCACGGTCATTTGCGAAGGCACGGTCGAAACGGTGCAAGCGGACGATCATGTCCGCGAAATCTACCTCGGACGGGCCAAGGTCGCGCATTAGCTTCAGAACGGAAACGATCAGCGTATGGCACAAGAGACAACACGAGTCACGTTGGCACTGGAAAACATCAACGCGTACTACGGCGAAAGTCATATTCTGCGGGATGTCTCCTTCACCATTGAGCCGGGGGAGGTGGTGTGCCTGATGGGCCGAAACGGGATGGGCAAGACGACCACGTTGAAGACCCTGACGGGGTTGCTGCCGGCTCGGTCAGGCACCATTACGTTTGATGGGCGAGACATCACGCAGGATCGCACGGATCTCCGGGCCAAACGCGGGCTGGCGTATGTGCCGCAAGGGCGCGAGATTATCCCGCACCTGACGGTGCATCAGAATCTGCTGCTC
The nucleotide sequence above comes from Candidatus Nitrospira nitrificans. Encoded proteins:
- the urtC gene encoding urea ABC transporter permease subunit UrtC — translated: MPEQMVARQDSRETLSFYVTGLILLLVLPLLNVLTPEDSWLHLSDFRLNQFGKFLCFAILALGLDLIWGYCGVLSMGQGVFFGFGAYCMGMYLALQIGKESVYGSELPDFMVWTQVKELPFFWYPFKSFAGAFLGAILVPVLFATIFGFLAFRSRIKGVYFAIITQALAFAAWLVFNRNETRLGGTNGLTDFKQLLGYRLSDPSTQRGLYIITVLALGAAYLFCRWIVASRAGKVLIAIRDSESRVTFSGYTPWMYKLFVFVVSAGLAGLAGMLYVPQVGIITPAQIGVLPSLEVVIWVAVGGRGTLIGAVLGAVAVNYGRSVLTNYFPEAWPFILGGLFVVVVTMFPDGLLGMIRKVTERKQAQAPMIKAEGRTAA
- the urtD gene encoding urea ABC transporter ATP-binding protein UrtD, whose amino-acid sequence is MTDGDLILNCENVVMDYDGFKALNNCNFSVHYNELRVVIGPNGAGKTTLLDVICGKTKPTSGKIMFGKGTNLVGKNAEDITKLGVGRKFQAPSVYGNLSVWQNLDLSVKRPSKGVFPTLIGRSSPAERARIEETLETIGLSPHAHDRAGSLSHGQKQWLEIGMVILQDPSLLLVDEPVAGMSDKETEQTGRLLMELSEKHAIVVIEHDMDFVKQIAKIVTVLAEGTVICEGTVETVQADDHVREIYLGRAKVAH